The following proteins are encoded in a genomic region of Parus major isolate Abel chromosome 18, Parus_major1.1, whole genome shotgun sequence:
- the EPN3 gene encoding epsin-3 isoform X1 — MTTSALRRQVKNIVHNYSEAEIKVREATSNDPWGPPSSLMSEIADLTFNTVAFAEVMGMIWRRLNDSGKNWRHVYKALTLLDYLIKTGSEKVTHQCRENLYTIQTLKDFQYVDRDGKDQGINIREKVKQVMALLKDEERLKQERAHALQTKERMALEGMGSGSHQVTYGRRASPYGEDYSRTRGSPSSFNSSSSSPRFASDLEQARPQTTGEEELQLQLALAMSREEAEKKPLPPLSSTDEERQLQLALALSKEEHKKEVRTWQGENSLQQRPVEETAPGRDEEQEEDKMKKSQSSILELADIFGPAPAPSSHTSTDPWDMPDMKPKVELVASAWTGTADPWVPVPDPGGEPLSQASSSSQQTSAGPWDFPHSTTAASDPWGKAPMSSGFPPADPWGTASPPAPQGSSSTPAPDPWAAVPEQPPTPVPGGNAFDPFAKPPEPSEQEPSQPSSLAKSSSPVEPDPFGDLFPSTRQDGAKSFDLANLADSLPDSGKERKDCKTPEAFLGPAASSLVNLDSLVAPTPASKTRNPFLSGLSTPSPTNPFSLSEQPKPTLNQMRTSSPVPGLPAGHPANSMTYSASLPLPLSSVPAATAALPASASAFPQAGTFPELPSTLPQPLLPLSGPPAPQSAPGGLNPFL; from the exons ATGACGACCTCGGCGCTGCGCCGGCAGGTGAAGAACATCGTGCACAACTACTCAGAGGCAGAGATCAAGGTGCGGGAAGCCACCTCCAATGATCCCTGGGgacctcccagctccctcatgTCCGAGATCGCCGACCTCACCTTCAACACGGTGGCTTTCGCCGAGGTCATGGGCATGATCTGGCGGCGGCTGAACGACAGCGGCAAGAACTGGCGTCACGTCTACAAAGCCCTCACCCTCCTGGACTACCTCATCAAAACCGGCTCCGAGAAGGTGACCCACCAGTGCCGGGAGAACCTCTACACCATCCAGACGCTGAAGGACTTCCAGTATGTGGACCGTGACGGCAAGGACCAGGGCATCAACATCCGGGAGAAGGTGAAGCAGGTGATGGCGCTGCTGAAGGATGAGGAGCGGCTGAAGCAGGAACGGGCACACGCGCTGCAGACCAAGGAGCGCATGGCCCTGGAGGGAATGGGCAGCGGCAGCCACCAGGTCACCTACGGCCGCCGGGCGTCACCCTATGGTGAAGATTACAGCCGGACACGGGGCTCACCCTCCTCATTCAACT CATCATCCTCATCCCCACGGTTTGCCTCTGACCTGGAGCAAGCACGGCCCCAGACAACAGGAGAGGAGgaactgcagctgcagctggcactggccaTGAGTcgggaggaggcagagaag AAGCCACTTCCTCCACTTTCCAGTACAGACGAAGAAAGGCAATTGCAGCTCGCGCTCGCGCTGAGCAAAGAGGAGCACAAGAAG GAGGTGAGGACTTGGCAAGGGGAGAACTCCCTGCAGCAGCGACCGGTGGAGGAGactgccccaggcagggacGAAGAGCAAGAAGAAGATAAGATGAAGAAAAGCCAG TCCTCTATTCTGGAGCTGGCAGATATATTTGGGCCAGCGCCAGCCCCCTCCAGCCACACGTCTACTGACCCATGGGATATGCCAG atatgAAACCCAAAGTGGAGCTGGTGGCTTCTGCCTGGACCGGTACAGCAGATCCCTGGGTGCCAGTCCCAGACCCTGGTGGGGAGCCCCTCTCCCAGGCGAGCAGCTCATCCCAGCAGACCTCTGCTGGGCCCTGGGACTTTCCCCACAGCACCACTGCAGCTTCTGACCCCTGGGGGAAGGCGCCCATGTCTTCTGGCTTCCCTCCTGCAGACCCCTGGGGAACAGcatcccccccagccccccaggGCTCCAGTTCTACTCCAGCTCCTGACCCTTGGGCTGCTGTGCCCGAACAGCCTCCAACCCCTG TTCCAGGGGGGAACGCTTTTGACCCATTTGCAAAGCCGCCTGAGCCGTCGGAGCAGGAGCCCTCACAGCCATCCTCCTTGGCCAAGTCCAGCAGCCCTGTGG AGCCTGACCCCTTTGGCGACCTGttccccagcaccaggcaggacGGTGCAAAGAGCTTTGACCTTGCCAACCTGGCTGACTCCCTGCCTGACTCTGGCAAGGAGCGGAAGGACTGTAAAACCCCCGAGGCCTTCCTTGGCCCCGCCGCCTCCTCCCTGGTCAACCTGGACTCCCTGGTCGCACCCACTCCAGCCTCCAAGACCCGCAACCCCTTTCTCTCGG GTCTGAGCACGCCGTCCCCCACCAACCCCTTCAGCCTCTCCGAGCAGCCCAAGCCGACCCTGAACCAGATGCGGACCAGCTCTCCAGTGCCTGGCCTGCCCGCCGGCCACCCCGCCAATTCCATGACCTACAGCGCATCCCTGCCGCTGCCCCTCAGCAGTGTCCCCGCTGCCACCGCTGCTCTCCCCGCCTCCGCCAGTGCCTTTCCGCAGGCTGGCACCTTCCCCGAACTCCCCAGCACCTTGCCGCAGCCTTTACTGCCGCTGAGCggccccccggccccgcagTCCGCACCCGGGGGGCTCAACCCCTTCCTCTGA
- the EPN3 gene encoding epsin-3 isoform X2 has protein sequence MTTSALRRQVKNIVHNYSEAEIKVREATSNDPWGPPSSLMSEIADLTFNTVAFAEVMGMIWRRLNDSGKNWRHVYKALTLLDYLIKTGSEKVTHQCRENLYTIQTLKDFQYVDRDGKDQGINIREKVKQVMALLKDEERLKQERAHALQTKERMALEGMGSGSHQVTYGRRASPYGEDYSRTRGSPSSFNSSSSSPRFASDLEQARPQTTGEEELQLQLALAMSREEAEKEVRTWQGENSLQQRPVEETAPGRDEEQEEDKMKKSQSSILELADIFGPAPAPSSHTSTDPWDMPDMKPKVELVASAWTGTADPWVPVPDPGGEPLSQASSSSQQTSAGPWDFPHSTTAASDPWGKAPMSSGFPPADPWGTASPPAPQGSSSTPAPDPWAAVPEQPPTPVPGGNAFDPFAKPPEPSEQEPSQPSSLAKSSSPVEPDPFGDLFPSTRQDGAKSFDLANLADSLPDSGKERKDCKTPEAFLGPAASSLVNLDSLVAPTPASKTRNPFLSGLSTPSPTNPFSLSEQPKPTLNQMRTSSPVPGLPAGHPANSMTYSASLPLPLSSVPAATAALPASASAFPQAGTFPELPSTLPQPLLPLSGPPAPQSAPGGLNPFL, from the exons ATGACGACCTCGGCGCTGCGCCGGCAGGTGAAGAACATCGTGCACAACTACTCAGAGGCAGAGATCAAGGTGCGGGAAGCCACCTCCAATGATCCCTGGGgacctcccagctccctcatgTCCGAGATCGCCGACCTCACCTTCAACACGGTGGCTTTCGCCGAGGTCATGGGCATGATCTGGCGGCGGCTGAACGACAGCGGCAAGAACTGGCGTCACGTCTACAAAGCCCTCACCCTCCTGGACTACCTCATCAAAACCGGCTCCGAGAAGGTGACCCACCAGTGCCGGGAGAACCTCTACACCATCCAGACGCTGAAGGACTTCCAGTATGTGGACCGTGACGGCAAGGACCAGGGCATCAACATCCGGGAGAAGGTGAAGCAGGTGATGGCGCTGCTGAAGGATGAGGAGCGGCTGAAGCAGGAACGGGCACACGCGCTGCAGACCAAGGAGCGCATGGCCCTGGAGGGAATGGGCAGCGGCAGCCACCAGGTCACCTACGGCCGCCGGGCGTCACCCTATGGTGAAGATTACAGCCGGACACGGGGCTCACCCTCCTCATTCAACT CATCATCCTCATCCCCACGGTTTGCCTCTGACCTGGAGCAAGCACGGCCCCAGACAACAGGAGAGGAGgaactgcagctgcagctggcactggccaTGAGTcgggaggaggcagagaag GAGGTGAGGACTTGGCAAGGGGAGAACTCCCTGCAGCAGCGACCGGTGGAGGAGactgccccaggcagggacGAAGAGCAAGAAGAAGATAAGATGAAGAAAAGCCAG TCCTCTATTCTGGAGCTGGCAGATATATTTGGGCCAGCGCCAGCCCCCTCCAGCCACACGTCTACTGACCCATGGGATATGCCAG atatgAAACCCAAAGTGGAGCTGGTGGCTTCTGCCTGGACCGGTACAGCAGATCCCTGGGTGCCAGTCCCAGACCCTGGTGGGGAGCCCCTCTCCCAGGCGAGCAGCTCATCCCAGCAGACCTCTGCTGGGCCCTGGGACTTTCCCCACAGCACCACTGCAGCTTCTGACCCCTGGGGGAAGGCGCCCATGTCTTCTGGCTTCCCTCCTGCAGACCCCTGGGGAACAGcatcccccccagccccccaggGCTCCAGTTCTACTCCAGCTCCTGACCCTTGGGCTGCTGTGCCCGAACAGCCTCCAACCCCTG TTCCAGGGGGGAACGCTTTTGACCCATTTGCAAAGCCGCCTGAGCCGTCGGAGCAGGAGCCCTCACAGCCATCCTCCTTGGCCAAGTCCAGCAGCCCTGTGG AGCCTGACCCCTTTGGCGACCTGttccccagcaccaggcaggacGGTGCAAAGAGCTTTGACCTTGCCAACCTGGCTGACTCCCTGCCTGACTCTGGCAAGGAGCGGAAGGACTGTAAAACCCCCGAGGCCTTCCTTGGCCCCGCCGCCTCCTCCCTGGTCAACCTGGACTCCCTGGTCGCACCCACTCCAGCCTCCAAGACCCGCAACCCCTTTCTCTCGG GTCTGAGCACGCCGTCCCCCACCAACCCCTTCAGCCTCTCCGAGCAGCCCAAGCCGACCCTGAACCAGATGCGGACCAGCTCTCCAGTGCCTGGCCTGCCCGCCGGCCACCCCGCCAATTCCATGACCTACAGCGCATCCCTGCCGCTGCCCCTCAGCAGTGTCCCCGCTGCCACCGCTGCTCTCCCCGCCTCCGCCAGTGCCTTTCCGCAGGCTGGCACCTTCCCCGAACTCCCCAGCACCTTGCCGCAGCCTTTACTGCCGCTGAGCggccccccggccccgcagTCCGCACCCGGGGGGCTCAACCCCTTCCTCTGA
- the SPATA20 gene encoding spermatogenesis-associated protein 20 isoform X5 has protein sequence MLAVPLRCARRYTFLTGIAAMATAGTPSPPSIPLHTNRLINEKSPYLLQHAHNPVDWYPWGQEAFDKAKTENKLIFLSVGYSTCHWCHVMEEESFKSKEIGEIMNEHFVCIKVDREERPDVDKVYMTFVQATSGGGGWPMSVWLTPDLKPFAGGTYFPPEDGVHRVGFRTVLLRIAEQWKENKDALLESSQRILEALRHTSEILVQGQESPPPAKEVMDTCFQQLSRSYDEDYGGFSKSPKFPTPVNLNFLFTYWALHQTTPEGARALQMALHTLKMMAHGGIHDHIGQGFHRYSTDQHWHVPHFEKMLYDQGQLAVMYSKAFQISGDEFFADVVRDILLYVSRDLSDRAGGFYSAEDADSYPTTTSGKKQEGAFCVWAAEELQTLLPDPVEGATEGTTLADVFMHHYGVEEAGNVDPMKDPHQELKGKNVLIARCSPELTAARFGLKPVQLSALLQECRHRLSSARAQRPRPHLDTKMLAAWNGLMISGFAQAGAALAEQEYVSRAAQAAAFLRTHLFDPGSGRLLRSCYRGKDNSVEQSAVPIQGFLEDYVFVIQALFDLYEASLEQSWLEWALHLQHMQDKLFWDPKGFAYFSTEAGDPSLLLRLKDDVLCRPRWSRAHP, from the exons ATGTTGGCGGTGCCGCTGCGCTGCGCCCGCAG GTACACGTTTCTGACGGGGATTGCAGCCATggccacagcagggacacccagCCCCCCCAGCATCCCTCTTCACACCAACCGCCTGATTAACGAAAAGTCCCCATACCTCCTGCAGCACGCCCACAACCCTGTGGATTG GTACCCTTGGGGTCAGGAAGCCTTTGATAAAGCAAAGACTGAAAACAAGCTGATATTCCTGTCAG TTGGCTACTCCACCTGCCACTGGTGCCATGTCATGGAGGAGGAGTCCTTCAAGAGCAAGGAGATCGGGGAGATCATGAACGAGCACTTTGTGTGCATCAAAGTGGATCGTGAGGAGCGGCCAGATGTGGACAAAGTGTACATGACCTTTGTGCAG GCCACCAGTGGTGGAGGTGGTTGGCCCATGAGTGTCTGGCTGACCCCAGACCTCAAGCCCTTTGCTGGGGGGACGTATTTCCCTCCTGAGGATGGAGTTCATCGTGTTGGTTTTCGGACTGTGCTGCTGCGGATCGCAGAGCAG TGGAAGGAGAACAAAGATGCCCTGTTGGAGAGCAGCCAGAGGATTCTGGAAGCACTGCGACACACATCAGAGATccttgtgcagggccaggagtcaCCTCCACCAGCCAAAGAGGTGATGGACAcctgtttccagcagctctccagatCCTATGATGAGGACTATGGTGGCTTTTCCAAATCCCCCAAGTTCCCCACCCCAG TGAATTTGAATTTCCTGTTCACATACTGGGCCCTGCACCAGACCACTCCAGAAGGTGCCCGGGCACTGCAGATGGCTCTGCACACCCTCAAGATGATGGCCCATGGGGGCATCCATGACCACATTGGTCAG GGCTTTCACCGCTACTCCACTGACCAGCACTGGCACGTCCCTCACTTTGAGAAGATGCTCTATGACCAGGGGCAGCTGGCAGTCATGTACAGCAAAGCCTTCCAG ATCTCTGGTGATGAATTCTTTGCTGATGTTGTCCGAGACATTCTACTCTATGTCTCACGGGACCTGAGTGACCGG GCAGGAGGTTTCTATAGTGCAGAAGATGCAGATTCCTACCCAACCACCACATCTGGAAAGAAGCAAGAAGGTGCTTTCTGTGtgtgggcagcagaggagctccagaCTCTCCTCCCTGACCCTGTTGAGGGGGCCACAGAGGGGACAACCTTGGCAGATGTCTTCATGCACCACTATGGGGTGGAAGAGGCCGGCAACGTGGACCCCATGAAG gACCCCCATCAGGAGCTGAAGGGAAAGAACGTCCTCATTGCCCGCTGCTCCCCGGAGCTGACAGCAGCCCGCTTTGGGCTGAAGCCAGTCCAGCTGagtgccctgctgcaggaatgcCGCCACAGACTGTCCTCAGCCCGGGCACAGCGTCCACGCCCACACCTGGACACCAAGATGCTGGCAGCATGGAATG GACTGATGATCTCAGGCtttgcccaggctggggctgccctggctgagcaggagTACgtgagcagggctgcacaggcagctgccttCCTGAGGACACACCTTTTCGACCCCGGCAGCGGGAGGCTGCTGCGGAGCTGCTACCGGGGCAAGGACAACTCAGTGGAGCAGAG tgctgtgcccaTCCAGGGCTTCCTGGAGGACTATGTCTTTGTCATCCAGGCACTCTTTGACCTGTATGAAGCctctctggagcagagctggctggagtGGGCCCTTCATCTCCAGCACATGCAAGACAAGCTCTTCTGGGACCCTAAAGGCTTTGC